In Nocardioides nitrophenolicus, the genomic window GGTGGTGCGCGAACGCGGCCAGCACGTTGGCCGACAGCAGGACGCCGGCGTTCTGGCACAGCACCGCTGAGCGCAACCCCATCAGCGCGGCACCGCCGGCGATCGCGACGGCGTCGTCCTCACGGGTCACGCGTACGTCGACCAGGGCCGGGTCCGCGACCACTTCGCCGATCAGCGGGCTCAGCCAGCTGTCGGGCAGGTACGCCGCCAGGCCCACTCCGCCCGCCTTGAGCCGGTCGACGATGGCCGCGCCTCGCGCGGTCGCGATGTCGACGTCAGTCATCGAACTCCTCCTCATCGAGCAACCGCTTGGTCGCCTGTCGGGCCAGGCCGACAGCAGCGTCGAGCTTCCATCGGTTCCCGGGCAGTGGATGGGCCTCCCAGGAGAGGTCCTGGTCGAGCACGGCGGCCACCGCGTCGGGCGTCGGCAGGGTGCCGGCGAGCGCCCGCCCGAGCCGCGGCGGCTGCCAGGGCTTGGGGGCGAGACCGCCGAAGACATAGCGCGCGGTCGTCCAGCGGCCGTCGGCCCCGGGTTGCGCGCACGCGGCCAGCGAGACGAGCGCGAAGTCGCCGTCCCACTGCTGCACCTTGACGAAGACACCCCGTCCGGTGAGCGCGGACGCCGGCAGCAGCACCGCCTCCACCAGCTCGCCAGGCGCCAGGTCCAGCTCCCCAGGACCCGCGTAGAGACGGGGGATCGAGACCTCGCGGCTGCCCGACGGCCCGGTGACCACGACCGTCGCCGACAGCGCGTCGAAGACGGTCGCCAGGTCGGAGGGCGTGACCGCCTGACAGCGGTGGGCGCCGATGGCGGCGTGGTGCAGCCGGTGGTCGCCGTCGACGGCGTAGCAGGGACAGCTCACCCCACCGCGCTGGTAGCAGTCGAAGCCGTTGCGGAAGAACCAGCAGCGCTTCTCCTGGCCGAGGTTCCCGGCGACCGTGGCGACCTCGCGGATCTGCGCGGACGCGATCGTCCCGACCGCGGAGGCGATCATCGGCACCCGGCCCTCGGCCCACGTGGCGAGCTCGGTCAGCGTCACCGCGGCGCCGATCCGCCAGTCTCCACCAGGGGCCTGCGTGATCTCGCGCATCGCGGCCACGCCGCGGGTCCCGACCAGAACGGTCGGGAACAGCAGTCCCTGGTCGCGCTGCACCAGCACGTCGGTACCGCCGCCGATCGCCGTCGCGTCGGGCGCGGCCAGCTCGGCCACGGCCTCCGCGACCGTCTCCGGGAGGGCGACCCGCTCCACCGGCCGCGGGTTACGACGACGCGCGAAGCGAGTCCCCCAGCGGTCCAGCAGCAGGTGGATGCCGTAGGGGTAGAGGGCGCGGAACAGCCCGATCTGCCAGCGGCCCGGCCGCCGGGCCAGGTGGTGCCTCCGCGCTGGCCGGCCCTGGCGCTCACGCAGTGCCGACAGCACGACGTCGGGCGTCAGCGGCAGCTCCCGGAACCGGATGCCGGTCGCGTCGTACACCGCGTTGAGCAGGGCCGGCGCCGCGGGGATCAGCGCGATCTCACCGACGCTCTTCGCATCGAACGGCCCCGCCGGCTCCGGGCCCTCGACCAGCCCGACGTCGATCGAGGGGACCGTCGTTGCTCGCGGCAGCGGATAGTGGACGTAGCCGCCGTTGACCAGCCGGCCGCCCTCGTAGTGGAGCTTCTCCCCCAGCGCGGCACCCAGGCCCTGCACCGCGCCGCCGATGATCTGGCCCTCGACCAGCGCGGGGTTGATCGCCCGGCCGATGTCGTGGACGGCGGCATAGCCGAGCACGCTGATCACGCCGGTGTCCGGGTCGACCTCGACCTCGACCGCGTGCGCGGCGTAGGCATAGGTCGCCGAGATGTTGGGGCGCTCGATCCCGGTCCAGTAGGGCTGCATCCTCGGCTCGACGTACTCGGTGTCGATCCGCAGCGAGCCGTCGACCAGGCTCTCGATCGGGATGCCGTCGGTGGCCGAGACGACCTGCCCGTCGCGCAGCGTCACCTGGTCGGTCCCGAGCTTGGCCGCGCCGAGCTCGCACAGCCGCGCGGCCATCGCCTCCGCGCTCTGGCGGACGGCATGCCCGCCCATGTGCGTGCCGCGCGAGGACCAGGCGCCCATGTCGGGCGGGGTCTCGTCCCAGTCGGCCATGATCACGCCGACCCGGTCCATCGGTACGCCGAGCACGTCGGCCGCGATCTGCCCCAGGATGGTGCGCTGGCCGGTGCCGGCGTCCGCGCCGCCGAAGCGGACCACGACCTCGCCGGTGCCGCGCACCTCGATGCCCGCGGCGCTGGTGTTGCCGCCGGGATAGGCGTAGGAGCCGCTGGCGTGCATGCCCGACGAGACGCCCACGCCCCGGTAGGGACGGCGGTCCGGGCCGCGCTTGGCGTCCCAGCCGATCCGGTCGCGGACCTCGGCGAGGCACTCGCGCAGCCGGTTGGAGCCGACCCGCGAGCCGGAGAGCTGGATGGTGTCGGGCAGACCGGAGTTGGCGATCCGGAAGTCGATCGGGTCCTGGCCGCACTGCTCGGCGAGCTCGTCCATCAGTGTCTCGAGCCCGATCGCGGTCTGCGGCTGGCCGTAGCCGCGGAACTGGCCGCCGGGCACGAGGTTGGTGTCGACCAGGCGGGCGTCCCAGCGGACCGCGTCGGGGCGGTACATCGAGCCGAGCTGCTTGATGCCGGCCCGCATCACCGACGGGCCGTAGTGGTTGTAGGCGCCGTTGTCGACGTCGATCCGTGCGTCGAGGAAGCACAGCCGCCCGTCGGCGTCGGCGGCCGCGGTGAGCTCGGTGGTGAAGGCGTGACGCGGCTTGGTGAACGAGAACTCCTCGGCGCGGGTCAGCTCGAGCAGCACCGGCCGACCGCACTTCATCGACAGCGCGGCGGCGAGCGCCTCGTGCTCGGAGATCTTCGACTTGGAGCCGAATCCCCCGCCCACGGCGACGTCGCGGCACACGACCTGGTCGAGCTCGAGCCCGAACAGCCCGGCCAGCTCGTGGACGACGAAGTGCGGGGCCTGGCTGGAGGTCCACAGCTCCAGGCGCTCGTCGTGCCACCAGGCGATGGTGGTGTTGGGCTCCATGCAGACATGGGTGACGCGCGGGTAGTGGAAGGTGCCGCTCGCGGTGAACGCCGCGTTCGCCTCGGCGAGGTCGACGTCACCCCAGTGCTCGGCGGTCGCGACCGCGACATTGGGCCCGTCGGCGCGGTCGTGGAGCAGCGGCGCGCCGGGGGCGAGCGCATCGGGGACGGTGAGCACGGCCTTGCGCCGGCGATAGCGGACCTTGATGGCGCGGATCGCCTCGTCCGCCGCCTCCGCGGTCTCGGCGGCGACGGCGGCGACCTCGTGGCCGACGTACAGGACCCGGTCGACGGCCAGCGGTGGCCGGTCGGAGTAGGGGCCGCCGCTGTGCTCGTAGAGCCGGCCGGCGGGGAAGTCGGCGGCGGTGACGACGGCGTGGACGCCGGGCACGCGCAGCGCCGCGGAGACGTCGAGACGCTTGATGTCCGCGTGCGGCAGCGGGGAGCGGAGGACGCGCGCGACCAGGGTGCCCTCGGGTGGCCGGTCGGCGGCGTACCGCGCGGTCCCGGAGGTCTTCTCGGCCCAGTCGAGCGGGCGGGTCGACCGGCCGATCATCGGGCGTCCCGCCGGCTCTCGGCGACGGCGCAGACCGCGTCGACGATCTGGCGATATCCCGTGCAGCGGCAGACATTGCCCGACATCGCGCGCACGATGTCGGCGCGGTCGCGGTCGACGGACTCACGGAGCACCGCCTCGGCTCGGACCACCTGACCGGGTGTGCAGAAGCCGCACTGGAAGGCGGCATGGTCCGCGAACGCGGCGCGCAGGTCGGCAGCCTCGTCGCCGAGACCGGCCGCGGTGGTCACCTCGTCGGTCACCAGCGCGGCCGGCGTGGTGCAGGACATCACGGCGCGGTCGCCGACCAGCACGGTGCAGGCGCCGCACTCACCGCGACCGCACGCCTGCTTCGCCGAGAAGTTCCCCGCACCGCGCAGGACCTCCAGCAGGGAAGCGCCCGGGGCGCCGGCCGGGACGACGTCGCCGTCGACCCGGAGCCCGGCGCCGAGGTCAGCCATCGAGGGCGGCGGTCAACCCGGGCAGATCGGTGACGACGCCGTGGAAGCGCTCGATGCTCGCCAGGGTCGCGGCATGAGCGGCGTCGTCGGAGTCGGCGACGCACTCGGCCGGGACGACGACGTCGAAGTCCCGGGCGTAGGCGTCGCGGATCGTCGAGTCCACGCAGAAGCTGGTGGTCGTACCGGTGACCACGAGCACCTGCACGTCCTTCATCCGCAGCTCGACCTCGAGCGTGGTCTGGAAGAAGGCGCTCGAGCGGTGCTTGACCACGACCTCGTCGCGGTCCTCCTTGATCGCCTTCATCTCGTCGAGCAGCTCGGCGTCCCAGGTGCCGCGGCGGCACAGCTCGAGCTTGACCCCCCGGCGCTCCAGGTGGGACGGGATCCGGCGGCGCGCGCGGAGCACGTCGTCGTCGTAGTGGACCTGCTGGGTGAACCAGACGGGGATGTCGAGCCGGTGCGCCAGGTCGATCGTCCGCTGCACGGCGGGGATGATCGCCTGCGGGCTCTTCACGGCGTCCGCGCCGAACGCCTGGCCCCGCGACCCCTCGGGGTGACAGAAGCCGTTCTGCATGTCGACCACGAGCAGGCCCACGTCCCGCGGGTCGAGCTTCACGCTAAGCGGCATGCCAGTTCCTCTCCTTGTCCTTGTCGGGTTCGGGCTTCGCGACCACCTGGCCGCTGCCCGGCTGCGCCAGCACCTCGCCGTCGCGGTAGATCACGTCGCCGCGGCGCATGGTCAGCGTCGGCCAGCCGCGCAGCGGCACGCCCTCGAAGGCGCTGACGAACTCGCTCTGCGTGACGTCGGGACCGACGACCTTCTCGGTCTCCAGGTCGACGATCACCAGGTCGGCGTCGGCGCCGACCTGGATCGCGCCCTTGGTCGGCGCCAGGCCGAACAGCCGGGCGGGGTTGTAGGCCATCGTCTCGGCGACCTTCTCGATCGCGATCCGGCCCTTGAGCACGCCCTCGGTGAGGACGACGGGCAGCATCGTGGCGAGGCCCGCGAAGCCGGGCGCCTCCTCCCAGATGCCCTTGCCGGACTTGGGGATCGGGACGTGGTCGGAGCCGATGGTCGAGATCCAGCCCTCGCGCAGGCCCCGCCACAGCTCGGCCTGGTGCTCGCTGTTGCGCAGTGCCGGCGCGACCTTGCCGACGCCGGAGCCGGCCAGGCGCTGGTCGTCGGCGGTGAGCGCGAGGTAGTGGGGGCAGGTCTCCAGGACGACGACTCGGCCCTTGCGCCGCGACTCGGCCGCCGCGTCGACGGCCATGCCGACCGTCGTGTGCGGCACGTAGAGCGGGCACTCCTGCAGGTCGGCGAGCCAGATCGCGCGCAGCAGGTCCTGCTCCTCGACGAAGTCGGGCCGCGACGCGCTGTAGGCCGCCAGGTCGTCGCCGCCGGACTCCTTCACCTTGGCGGTCAGGTGGCAGACCAGGGAGTCGTCCTCGCAGTGGACCATGCACCAGCCGTAGGGGCCGAGGTCGCGGATCTTCTCCATCGCGGCGTAGAGCACGGCGTCGTTGACCGACACCAGGCCGATCGGGTTCCCGGGCTCGTAGCCGCCCATGTAGAACTTGAAGCTCGTCACGCCGAACTCCTCGGCGTACCGGGGGATCTCCTCCACCTGCTCCATCGTCGAGATGATGAAGTGGAACTGGGTGTCCACCAGCATGCGCGTCTTCGCGGTCTCGAGCTCGGCCGGGAAGGTGTCGAGGAAGGTCGACGGCGAGCGGCGGTACTGCAGCACCGTCGTCACCCCGCCCACCGCGGCGCACGCCGTCTCGGACGCGAAGATCTCCGACAGCGGCCGGCCGCCGCCGAGGTGGACGTGCGGGTCGACGATGCCCGGCAGCACGTACCTGCCCTGGGCGTCGATCCGCTCGTCGGCCTCCGGGAGCACGCTCTCGTCGGCTAGGGCGACGATGCGACCGTCCTTGACGGCGATCGCCGCGTCGATGACGCCGCTGGGGCTGACGATCCGCCCGTTCGCGACGATGGTGTCCACGCGCATCTGGCCTCCAGTTCCCGCTCCTCGGGGAGCGAAATCTCGCCTTGCCGACGCACCGGCCTGGGCCACGGATCGTGGCGAAGAGCATCGGGTGGCTGTCGGCCGCACACCCGGCGCACAGTGCGTCGAGGCTTGAATCGGACTCTCCGGACTGGAGAGCGATACCGTCCCTCCGGATGGTAGTGACCCGGGACACACGCGTCAAGCATGCAAGATGACGTCTTGCGATGCGATATCGCTCAGTGCCGGTGGCCGGGCTCGAGCAGCGCCTCGTAGAGCCGCTGGAAGTGCGCCAGGTCGGCGAGGTCGACGACATCGCGACGCGGATCGGATGCCGATCGTACGCTCTGCGGCCCCACCCGCACCGTCGGAATCCCGTGCTCGCGCAGGACCACCCCGTCGGTCGAGCCGGTCCACCGCGCGACCGGCGCGGGCGGGGTACCGAAGACGTCCTCCCACGCGTGCCGCGCCGCGCGTACGACGGGTGCCCGCTCGGGCGTCGCCTGGGCGTCGTGCAGCCACTCCACGTCCACCGCGGTCCGGCAGCCGGCGAGCGGGCCGTCGGCGAGCAGGGCGTGCAGGCAGGCGGTCAGCTCGGTGCCGAGCCGGGTGTCGCGCTCCCCGGGCACGGTCACGACGTACAGGTCGACGAGCAGGTCGGCCGGCAGCAGGTCCGGCTTGTCGGGCATCCCGGCCCGCACCGCGCCGACCCCGACCTGGGGACCGACCTGGCCCACGGGCGCGCGGCTCGCGAGATAGCGCTCGCGCCACACGGCGATCGCGTCGAGCACCAGCCCGGCATGGCGCCCGATGCCGCCGGTGGGCGTCGCGGACTCGGGTGCGAGGGCGGCGCCGGGGCGGCCGGAGACCCGCACCTCGACGTACGCCGCGCCGGGCTCCTCCCAGAGCAGGCCGGGCGGGCCGCCCTTGGCCACGATCGCGGCGGGCGGCAGCGCCGGCAGGTCGGCCAGGAAGGCGCGCACGCCCTCGGCGCGGCCTCCTCGGCGATGGGTGCCGCTGCCCGCGAGCAGCAGGGTGCCGTGGCGAGCCTGCGCGAAGGCGGCCAGGGCGGCCGCGGCCGGCGCCCGGGCGACACCGAGGCCGAAGCCCTCGGCGACGCCGTCGCCCACCTCGAGCACGCCGACCGGATCGTCGAGCGAGGTGTCGAGGTGGGAGTAGAGCAACGGCCCCGGGCCGCAGCGGGCGACCAGGTTGGCGCCGTCGGCGCCGTACGGCTGCACGGTCCACTCGATCGCGGGCCACTGCTCCGCACACCACGCGGCGAGCGCCTGCGCGGCGCGGCGCTCCCGGCCGCGCGGCGCAGGCGTCGCGTCGAGCACCCGGAGGAGCTCGACCAGCTGGTCGCTCAGAAACGGCCCCAGTCGTCGGATGCCGGCCGCCAGACGTCGATGTTGCGCGGGTCGGCGGGCATCTTGCGGGCGCGGTGCGTCTCGTGCTCCTCGGGCGTGAAGACCCGGTGGCTGTCGCACAGCTCGAAGCGCGGCCCGAACCTCGTGTCGTGCAGGTAGAACGCGATGGACGTCGACGCCGAGTGGTTGACGATGTCGGAGGCGATCGGCGCGCCCTTGTAGAGCGCGCGGGCGCGCATCCGCATGACGTGGTCGAGGCTCTTCATCGCGAAGCAGAGGTGGGCGACGTAGTGCTCGTCGTTCTTCTGGATCGCCAGGCTGTGGTGGTAGCGGTCCTCGCAGCGCAGGAAGGTCGCCGAGCCGACGATGTGGTCGGACGGGATGAAGCCCAGCACCTTGATGTAGAAGTCCAGCATCTCCTCGTACTTGGTGGTCGCGAGGAAGGGGTGGACCAGGTCGAGCGGGCGGATCTCGAGGTGCGGCGGCTCGGCGTACTCCTGGAAGCCGATGAACAGCTCGACGAGGAGACCCTCCGGGTCGGCGAGGGCGAAGCCGTCGTCGCACAGCTCCTGCTGGCGCTTCTGCAGGGCGAGGATCTCGTGGCCCGCCGCGATCGCGCGCTGCTTGATCTCCTCGAGCACCTCCGCGCTCTCGACGCTGAAGCCGATCGCGGTGGTCCAGCCGTCGGTGCGCTCGGGGGCGCTGATCAGCTCGATCGCGTGGTGCTCGATGTCGGCCCGGAGGTAGGCGTACTCGTCGGTGCGCTGCTCCAGCTGGAGACCCACGTGGTACTCCAGGAAGTCGATGGTGGCCTGCATGTCGGGCACCTCGATCCGGGCGTACTCCATGCCGAACGGACCGTGCGGACGCTGGTTCACGCGTCCCTCCCTTCCCGCGTCGGCCTCCGGCCCCGCGAACTCGTAGGCGACGATCGCCTGGTCGGCGATCACCGGCCGCCACTTCTCGCGCACGAAGGTCTCGTGCGACTCACTGGTGAGGTAGGCGAGCAGCTCCTGCTCGTCGGGGAACTCGACCGACATCGCGTGGGTGTAGGTCTGGTCGCGGCTGCTCAGGTTCTCGCCCATCGACCAGTGGCGCATCGCCGGATAGCGCTCGGGGAAGGTCTCCAGCTCGGCGAGGATCGAGCGACGGGTCCCCTCGGGGACCTCGTCGGCGAACCGGAACATCAGGGTGTGTCGGATCATCTGCGTCTCTCCGCTCAGAGGATGAAGCTCAGCCGAGCACCGACCGGCAGCGACTCGTGACCGAGGATCGACCGGCGCAGGCGGTACCTGAGCCCCGCCTCGGTGGGGACGACGACGTGCTCGTACCAGCCGACGTACTGGTCGAACTGGCCGTCGCGCGCCCGGTGGACCACGAAGGACGCACGGATCCGCAGCGTGCCCTCCTCCTCGCCGGCGAACAACCGGACGTTGGAGACCAGGCGGTGGGTGCGGGAGTGCGGGTTCTCGGCGTGGGCCTTGCGCGACTTGAGCCGCTTGACCCGGGCCTTGATCAGGTCGTAGTCGTCGTCGACGAAGGAGCCGCCGGCGTGGAGCGACCAGCCCCGGTAGTCGGTGGTCGGGATCTCGTAGCGCGCGCCCTCCTCGAACAGCTCGAACCACGCGTCGTAGTCCCAGGCGTCCAGGATGTCGGCCTCGGCGTAGAGGAAGTCCTCGACCTCGCCGCGGGTGACCACCCGTCCCGCCACCTCGATCGCGCCGCGCACGTCGGCCTGCGTCATGCCAGCTCCCTTCCCTCGAGGAAGCGCTCCGGCCGTTCGCCGGACACCTCCAGGCCGCCGCCGACGGCCCGCTCCCAGTGTCGCCAGAAGCCCCGCATCGCGCCCTCGTCGATGGAGCGGCCCTGGACGCCCTTCACCTCGTCGCGCATCCCGCGCGACATGTCGCTGTAGTCGAGCTCGCCGGCGCCCCTGGTCGCCTCGATGCCGCGCTGGACGGCCTCGTAGGCCTCGATGTCGTCGGGCGTCGCCAGGCCGCCGGGACCGACGAAGCTGACGACGGTCTTCATCCGCAGCGCTCGGGACTCCTCGTGCTCCTCGCGGGGCACCAGCTGCCAGGCGCGGACGTCGGTGTGACCCGGCGCGACCGGCTCGAGCTGGCGGATCGAGAGTCCCTCGATGTCGAAGAGCAGCAGGTTGGGGAAGACGAACAGGATGTGGCTCTCGTCGGCGACGTAGTGCGCCCGCTTCTCGCCCAGCCGCTCGCGCATCTCGGCGAGGTGCTCCTCGGTGCGGACCTTCTCGGCCTCGCCGAAGCGCGGCTCCCACACCATGCTGATCCGTCCGCCGTGGCCGGTGAGCACGAGCAGGGAGTGCCCGTTGCCGAGGTTGTAGGCGTACTGGTCGTCGTCGGTGACCGCGAAGCCGGACTCGCGCAGGTAGCCGACGAAGGTGTTGTGGGTCGGCGAGAAGTGGTAGCCGTCCATGGCGTTCTCGACGGCGAGCTTCCAGTTGCCGCGGACGCTGTAGAGCTGGACGCCGGGCAGCGTGGTGACTCCGCTCGCGTGCTGCTGCTCGATCATCGTCATGTAGTCGGCGGCGTCGCCGAGATGCTCCAGCAGCGGCGGCACGTCGGGGTTGAACGAGATGAAGACATAGCCCTCGTGGGTCTCCAGGCGCGGGACCGAGCGCAGCATCATGCTGCTCTGCAGCGCCTCGATGTCCTCGTAGGCGCCGTTGTCGGGGATCGCCGCCACGGTGCCGTCGTTGTTGAACGTCCAGGCGTGGTAGAAGCACTGGAAGCGCTTCTGGGAGCCCTCGGTCTCGCGACACAGCACGGTGCCGCGGTGCGGGCAGGAGTTCAGCCAGGCCCGCACCTCCCCGTCCGCGTCGCGGCAGAAGATCAGCGGCCGGCCGGCGATGGTGCGCACCTTGAAGTCGTTGACCTCGGGGATCTCGGTCTCGTGTCCGAGGTAGAGCCAGGTCCGCAGCCAGATGTCGACCCGCTCGCGGGCGAACAGCTCCGGCGAGCGGTAGGCCTCCCGGTTGACGCGGAAGGTCAGCCGCTCCCAGTCCTCCACGAGCATCGGCTCCGCCACTCGCTCGGACACTTCGCTTGGCATCTCGGTCGCTCCTTCGCCCTGGTCACTGAGTGCTATCGCGAGATGCCATCTCGCGATGCGACATAGCCTCACCCACCCCGAGTGGGCTGTCAAGAGGTCGGATGAATCCGTCCGACGGGTTGACGGAGGCACCCCTCGGGGTTCATTGTCCTGTCTTGTAATAAGAGACGCTGTCTCGGACTGCATATACGGATTGGAGCCGCCGTGCCCTACGTGATCACCGCTTCCTGTCTCGACGTGATGGACCGGTCGTGCGTGGAGGAGTGTCCCGTCGACTGCATCTACGAGGGCGACCGGATGCTCTACATCCAGCCCGACGAGTGCGTGGAGTGCGGGCGCTGCGAGCCGGTCTGCCCCCAGATCTCGATCTACCACCACGAGGACCTGCCCGAGGACCGCAAGGACTACGAGCGGATCAACGCGGAGTTCTTCACCGACCTCGGCTCGCCCGGCGGCGCCCGCAAGGTGGGTCGCACCGGCGCCGACCACCCCGACGTCGCATGAGCGGCGCGACGACGTACGACGTCGACCTGCTCGTCGTCGGCGCCGGGCCGACCGGCCTCTACGCCACCTACTACGCCGGCTTCCGCGACCTGCGGGTCGCGCTGCTCGACGCGCTGCCCGAGGTCGGCGGCCAGGTGGCCGCGCTCTACCCGGAGAAGGCGCTCTACGACGTCGCCGGGTTTCCGGCCGTCCGCGGCCAGGAGCTGGTCGACGCACTGCACGAGCAGGCCCGCTCGGCCGACCCGCTGCTGCTGCTCGGCCGCACCGCGGTCGGCCTCGAGGAGCACGAGGACGGCGTCGAGGTCCGCACCGACACCGGCGACACCATTCGCGCGGGCGCGGTGCTCATCACCGCCGGCATCGGCAGCTTCACCCCGCGCGAGCTGCCCGTCGGCTCGGAGTACCTCGACCGCGGGCTGCGCTACTTCGTGCCCCGGCTCGCCGAGCTCGCCGGCCAGGACGTGCTCGTCGTCGGCGGCGGCGACTCCGCCCTGGACTGGGCGCTGGGCCTGGAGCCGATCGCGCGCAGCGTGACGCTCGTCCACCGTCGACCGCAGTTCCGTGCGCACGAGCGCAGCGTGGCACAGCTCGCCGCGTCCACGGTCGAGGTGCTGACGCCGTACGAGGTCGCGAAGGTGTCCGGCGCCGAGGCCGTCGAGGAGGTGGTCGTCGAGAGCACCGCAGGCGATCGTCGTACGCTCGAGGTGCAGGCTGTCGTCGCGGCGCTCGGCTTCATCGCCGACCTCGGCCCGATCGACGGGTGGGGGCTCGAGCAGCATCGCCGCCACATCCTCGTCGACCGGACCATGCGGACCAACCGGCAGCGGGTCTTCGCGGCCGGCGACCTGGCCCACTACGACGGCAAGGTCAAGCTGATCTCGATCGGCTTCGGCGAGGCCGCCCTCGCCGTGAACCACATCACGGCGCTGGTCCGGCCCGGATCGGCGCTCACGCCCGGACACTCGTCAGACCTCTGACCTGGCCCGCACCCGTGCGATACTCCGTCGAGCCCGCGCCCCGAATCCGAGGTCACATGAGCACCAGC contains:
- a CDS encoding aromatic-ring-hydroxylating dioxygenase subunit beta is translated as MTQADVRGAIEVAGRVVTRGEVEDFLYAEADILDAWDYDAWFELFEEGARYEIPTTDYRGWSLHAGGSFVDDDYDLIKARVKRLKSRKAHAENPHSRTHRLVSNVRLFAGEEEGTLRIRASFVVHRARDGQFDQYVGWYEHVVVPTEAGLRYRLRRSILGHESLPVGARLSFIL
- a CDS encoding thiamine pyrophosphate-binding protein, whose amino-acid sequence is MTDVDIATARGAAIVDRLKAGGVGLAAYLPDSWLSPLIGEVVADPALVDVRVTREDDAVAIAGGAALMGLRSAVLCQNAGVLLSANVLAAFAHHHELPLVVVAAARGGAEDGFYYQAYKGQVTAGVAAAAGLSVHHVDGPDDDWLFERASEQAWLQRRPVVLLCSKAALLGERP
- a CDS encoding molybdopterin cofactor-binding domain-containing protein; amino-acid sequence: MIGRSTRPLDWAEKTSGTARYAADRPPEGTLVARVLRSPLPHADIKRLDVSAALRVPGVHAVVTAADFPAGRLYEHSGGPYSDRPPLAVDRVLYVGHEVAAVAAETAEAADEAIRAIKVRYRRRKAVLTVPDALAPGAPLLHDRADGPNVAVATAEHWGDVDLAEANAAFTASGTFHYPRVTHVCMEPNTTIAWWHDERLELWTSSQAPHFVVHELAGLFGLELDQVVCRDVAVGGGFGSKSKISEHEALAAALSMKCGRPVLLELTRAEEFSFTKPRHAFTTELTAAADADGRLCFLDARIDVDNGAYNHYGPSVMRAGIKQLGSMYRPDAVRWDARLVDTNLVPGGQFRGYGQPQTAIGLETLMDELAEQCGQDPIDFRIANSGLPDTIQLSGSRVGSNRLRECLAEVRDRIGWDAKRGPDRRPYRGVGVSSGMHASGSYAYPGGNTSAAGIEVRGTGEVVVRFGGADAGTGQRTILGQIAADVLGVPMDRVGVIMADWDETPPDMGAWSSRGTHMGGHAVRQSAEAMAARLCELGAAKLGTDQVTLRDGQVVSATDGIPIESLVDGSLRIDTEYVEPRMQPYWTGIERPNISATYAYAAHAVEVEVDPDTGVISVLGYAAVHDIGRAINPALVEGQIIGGAVQGLGAALGEKLHYEGGRLVNGGYVHYPLPRATTVPSIDVGLVEGPEPAGPFDAKSVGEIALIPAAPALLNAVYDATGIRFRELPLTPDVVLSALRERQGRPARRHHLARRPGRWQIGLFRALYPYGIHLLLDRWGTRFARRRNPRPVERVALPETVAEAVAELAAPDATAIGGGTDVLVQRDQGLLFPTVLVGTRGVAAMREITQAPGGDWRIGAAVTLTELATWAEGRVPMIASAVGTIASAQIREVATVAGNLGQEKRCWFFRNGFDCYQRGGVSCPCYAVDGDHRLHHAAIGAHRCQAVTPSDLATVFDALSATVVVTGPSGSREVSIPRLYAGPGELDLAPGELVEAVLLPASALTGRGVFVKVQQWDGDFALVSLAACAQPGADGRWTTARYVFGGLAPKPWQPPRLGRALAGTLPTPDAVAAVLDQDLSWEAHPLPGNRWKLDAAVGLARQATKRLLDEEEFDD
- a CDS encoding cysteine hydrolase family protein, with the protein product MPLSVKLDPRDVGLLVVDMQNGFCHPEGSRGQAFGADAVKSPQAIIPAVQRTIDLAHRLDIPVWFTQQVHYDDDVLRARRRIPSHLERRGVKLELCRRGTWDAELLDEMKAIKEDRDEVVVKHRSSAFFQTTLEVELRMKDVQVLVVTGTTTSFCVDSTIRDAYARDFDVVVPAECVADSDDAAHAATLASIERFHGVVTDLPGLTAALDG
- a CDS encoding (2Fe-2S)-binding protein — translated: MADLGAGLRVDGDVVPAGAPGASLLEVLRGAGNFSAKQACGRGECGACTVLVGDRAVMSCTTPAALVTDEVTTAAGLGDEAADLRAAFADHAAFQCGFCTPGQVVRAEAVLRESVDRDRADIVRAMSGNVCRCTGYRQIVDAVCAVAESRRDAR
- a CDS encoding M20/M25/M40 family metallo-hydrolase, whose protein sequence is MLDATPAPRGRERRAAQALAAWCAEQWPAIEWTVQPYGADGANLVARCGPGPLLYSHLDTSLDDPVGVLEVGDGVAEGFGLGVARAPAAAALAAFAQARHGTLLLAGSGTHRRGGRAEGVRAFLADLPALPPAAIVAKGGPPGLLWEEPGAAYVEVRVSGRPGAALAPESATPTGGIGRHAGLVLDAIAVWRERYLASRAPVGQVGPQVGVGAVRAGMPDKPDLLPADLLVDLYVVTVPGERDTRLGTELTACLHALLADGPLAGCRTAVDVEWLHDAQATPERAPVVRAARHAWEDVFGTPPAPVARWTGSTDGVVLREHGIPTVRVGPQSVRSASDPRRDVVDLADLAHFQRLYEALLEPGHRH
- a CDS encoding Dabb family protein, with amino-acid sequence MIRHTLMFRFADEVPEGTRRSILAELETFPERYPAMRHWSMGENLSSRDQTYTHAMSVEFPDEQELLAYLTSESHETFVREKWRPVIADQAIVAYEFAGPEADAGREGRVNQRPHGPFGMEYARIEVPDMQATIDFLEYHVGLQLEQRTDEYAYLRADIEHHAIELISAPERTDGWTTAIGFSVESAEVLEEIKQRAIAAGHEILALQKRQQELCDDGFALADPEGLLVELFIGFQEYAEPPHLEIRPLDLVHPFLATTKYEEMLDFYIKVLGFIPSDHIVGSATFLRCEDRYHHSLAIQKNDEHYVAHLCFAMKSLDHVMRMRARALYKGAPIASDIVNHSASTSIAFYLHDTRFGPRFELCDSHRVFTPEEHETHRARKMPADPRNIDVWRPASDDWGRF
- a CDS encoding dihydroorotase; translated protein: MRVDTIVANGRIVSPSGVIDAAIAVKDGRIVALADESVLPEADERIDAQGRYVLPGIVDPHVHLGGGRPLSEIFASETACAAVGGVTTVLQYRRSPSTFLDTFPAELETAKTRMLVDTQFHFIISTMEQVEEIPRYAEEFGVTSFKFYMGGYEPGNPIGLVSVNDAVLYAAMEKIRDLGPYGWCMVHCEDDSLVCHLTAKVKESGGDDLAAYSASRPDFVEEQDLLRAIWLADLQECPLYVPHTTVGMAVDAAAESRRKGRVVVLETCPHYLALTADDQRLAGSGVGKVAPALRNSEHQAELWRGLREGWISTIGSDHVPIPKSGKGIWEEAPGFAGLATMLPVVLTEGVLKGRIAIEKVAETMAYNPARLFGLAPTKGAIQVGADADLVIVDLETEKVVGPDVTQSEFVSAFEGVPLRGWPTLTMRRGDVIYRDGEVLAQPGSGQVVAKPEPDKDKERNWHAA